A window of the Butyricimonas virosa genome harbors these coding sequences:
- a CDS encoding RNA polymerase sigma factor — MHDDELRFISDINAKKENAWKRLYQNYYPALCNYASRIIQDEVIVEDIVQESLINLWDSSATFQNIRSLTGWLYQAVYTRSLNTIRDQARTNKLHQNLWESVKEELTEEMAINSAIEEEILHKFRTIITQLSPQQQEIMKMSMDGMKVKEIAKVLNVSENAIKMQKKRAYSVIREELGECWSVLLIMRFPNLKIYE, encoded by the coding sequence ATGCACGATGATGAGCTTAGATTCATATCGGATATAAACGCAAAAAAAGAAAACGCCTGGAAAAGATTATACCAGAATTACTACCCGGCATTATGCAATTATGCTTCCCGAATCATTCAAGATGAAGTGATCGTAGAAGATATTGTGCAGGAGAGTTTGATCAATCTATGGGACTCTTCTGCAACATTTCAAAATATTAGAAGTCTCACAGGATGGCTTTACCAAGCAGTCTATACCCGATCATTAAACACGATACGTGATCAAGCCCGCACGAACAAGTTGCACCAGAATCTATGGGAATCCGTGAAAGAGGAATTAACCGAAGAAATGGCAATCAATTCAGCCATCGAAGAAGAGATATTGCATAAGTTCAGAACAATCATTACTCAACTTTCACCTCAACAACAGGAAATCATGAAAATGAGCATGGACGGGATGAAAGTAAAAGAGATTGCCAAAGTTTTGAACGTGTCGGAGAATGCGATCAAAATGCAAAAAAAGAGGGCTTATTCAGTTATACGCGAAGAACTCGGAGAGTGCTGGAGCGTTCTGCTTATAATGCGATTCCCGAATTTAAAGATTTACGAATAG
- a CDS encoding lipoprotein signal peptidase, which yields MSTRKKLIIFIIALLVIDQVVKIWIKTHMMIGDEFSVFGDWFKIHFIENNGMAFGMELGGGKWGKTVLSVFRLIAVVGIAWYLGRLIKEKAPMGVILSFGLIFCGAVGNIIDSVFYGMIFSDSYSQVATLFPHGGGYSSFLHGKVVDMLYFPLYEGFLPQWIPIWGGDFFVFFRPVFNLADSYITIGVFILLLFHRKFFASKK from the coding sequence ATGAGTACGCGGAAAAAACTTATAATTTTTATTATTGCCTTATTAGTCATTGATCAAGTCGTTAAAATCTGGATCAAGACCCACATGATGATCGGGGATGAATTCAGTGTCTTCGGAGACTGGTTTAAAATTCACTTTATTGAAAACAACGGGATGGCCTTCGGGATGGAACTCGGAGGTGGCAAGTGGGGAAAAACCGTTTTAAGTGTATTCCGCTTAATTGCCGTGGTGGGTATCGCTTGGTACCTGGGACGCCTCATCAAAGAAAAAGCTCCCATGGGAGTGATTCTCTCTTTCGGGTTAATTTTCTGCGGAGCCGTGGGTAACATTATCGATAGTGTATTCTACGGGATGATTTTCAGTGACAGTTATTCACAAGTGGCCACCCTATTCCCTCACGGGGGAGGGTATTCCTCGTTCCTACACGGGAAAGTGGTAGACATGCTCTACTTCCCGCTTTACGAAGGTTTTCTGCCTCAATGGATTCCCATCTGGGGAGGTGATTTTTTCGTGTTCTTCCGACCGGTATTTAACCTGGCTGACTCTTATATTACCATAGGTGTATTTATTCTGTTGCTTTTCCATCGGAAATTTTTCGCATCGAAGAAATAA
- a CDS encoding TraR/DksA family transcriptional regulator: MAEKTRYSDEELQEFKELILEKLEKAKRDYEVLKASISGSDGNDIADTSPTFKVLEEGASVLSKEEAGRLAQRQAKFIAHLEAALVRIENKTYGICRVTGKLISKERLRAVPHATLSMDAKMGQDS; the protein is encoded by the coding sequence ATGGCCGAGAAAACTAGATATTCGGATGAAGAGTTGCAGGAATTCAAAGAATTGATTCTTGAGAAACTCGAAAAGGCGAAGAGAGATTACGAGGTGTTGAAAGCCTCGATCTCCGGTAGCGACGGGAATGACATTGCCGATACGTCTCCCACTTTTAAAGTATTGGAAGAGGGAGCATCTGTTCTTTCCAAAGAGGAAGCTGGTCGGCTCGCTCAAAGGCAGGCAAAATTCATTGCTCACCTAGAAGCTGCGTTAGTACGAATTGAAAACAAAACTTACGGGATCTGTCGGGTAACCGGTAAACTGATCTCCAAAGAAAGACTACGCGCCGTACCTCATGCAACATTGAGTATGGATGCCAAAATGGGACAAGACTCTTAA
- the ileS gene encoding isoleucine--tRNA ligase, whose product MDKKFQEYKGLDLSQVNKDVLKEWESNNTFEQSLKNREGHPSFVFFEGPPSANGMPGIHHVMARTIKDIICRYKTLQGFLVERKAGWDTHGLPVELGVEKKLGITKENIGKTISVADYNKECRSDVMKFTREWEDLTNKMGYWVDMSNPYITYDNRYIETLWYLLKQLYEKGFLYKGYTIQPYSPAAGTGLSTHELNQPGCYRDVKDTTCVAQFKVIRDEKSEKLFAFSDEVHFTAWTTTPWTLPSNTALAVGPNITYLEVKTYNPYTFRPVTIIMAKDRFSAYFNKKAEGLALEDYKEGDKLIPYQIVAEYKGPELEGIRYEQLLPWMQPMGDAFRVILGDYVTTEDGTGIVHIAPTFGADDDRVAKMAGIAPLQLIDKEGCKQPMVDKRGRLFQIEDIDPEYLKNNVNTDLYCEFAGRFVKNAYDPNLTENDPTLDIDLSILLKRENKAFKVEKHEHNYPHCWRTDKPVLYYPLDSWFIKTTAVRDRMIELNKTINWKPASTGEGRFGKWLENLVDWNLSRSRYWGTPLPIWVSEDGTEKKCIGSVKELIEETEKAIQAGIMKENPFKDFKVGDYSKENYEKIDLHRPYVDDIILVSSTGQPMYREKDLIDVWFDSGAMPYAQVHYPFENKELIDNRIHFPADFIAEGVDQTRGWFFTLHAIATMVFDSVAFKNIISNGLVLDAKGNKMSKRLGNAVDPFDTIEKQGSDPLRWYMITNSQPWDNLKFDIAGVEEVKRKFFGTLYNTYSFFALYANIDNFKYAEAEVPFNERPEIDRWILSLLNSLIKEVTEAYEKYEPTRAGRAIQDFVIENLSNWYVRLSRKRYWGGEQTTDKLSAYQTLYTCLETVAILSSPIAPFYMDRLFTDLNKVTGRYTTDVHLVDFPVANESMIDKQLEERMNMAQQISSMVLGLRRKVQIRVRQPLCKLLIPILNDEMTTQLDAVKNIILSEVNVKEIEYITDTAGILVKKIKPNFKTLGPKYGKYMKQISALVAEMNQNDIYNFEKQGTYSLEVGTETLELTLEDVEILSEDIPGWLVANEGRLTVALDINITKELHEEGIARELINRIQNLRKESDFNVTDKINLYIGKHKEINEAVENFKAYIASQVLAENVTLIDKAEDGAQPIEIDDIQTFIKIQKM is encoded by the coding sequence ATGGACAAAAAATTCCAAGAGTACAAAGGTTTGGATCTCTCTCAGGTAAACAAGGATGTCTTGAAAGAGTGGGAATCAAACAATACCTTCGAGCAAAGCTTGAAGAATAGAGAGGGACACCCCTCGTTTGTCTTTTTCGAAGGTCCCCCTTCGGCAAACGGGATGCCAGGTATTCACCACGTAATGGCTAGGACAATTAAAGATATTATTTGCAGATACAAAACTTTACAAGGATTTCTCGTTGAGCGAAAAGCCGGTTGGGACACGCACGGGTTACCCGTCGAACTGGGTGTTGAAAAGAAACTCGGCATCACGAAAGAAAACATCGGGAAGACCATTTCCGTGGCCGACTATAACAAAGAATGCCGTTCCGACGTCATGAAATTCACCCGCGAATGGGAAGATCTAACGAACAAGATGGGCTACTGGGTAGACATGAGTAACCCATACATCACCTATGACAACCGTTATATTGAAACCTTATGGTACTTGTTAAAACAATTATACGAGAAAGGGTTTCTATACAAAGGGTACACGATACAACCCTATTCCCCTGCAGCCGGAACAGGATTAAGTACGCACGAATTAAACCAACCGGGATGCTACCGGGACGTGAAGGACACGACATGCGTGGCTCAATTCAAAGTAATCCGGGACGAAAAATCGGAAAAACTATTTGCTTTCAGTGATGAAGTACATTTCACCGCATGGACAACCACTCCTTGGACGTTACCTTCCAACACAGCATTGGCCGTGGGACCGAACATCACGTACTTGGAGGTGAAAACGTATAACCCCTATACCTTCCGCCCGGTAACTATTATCATGGCGAAAGATCGTTTCAGTGCCTACTTCAACAAAAAAGCAGAAGGTCTTGCTTTAGAAGACTACAAGGAAGGAGATAAACTAATCCCTTATCAAATCGTGGCTGAATATAAAGGCCCGGAGCTGGAAGGAATTCGTTACGAGCAACTTCTTCCCTGGATGCAACCTATGGGTGACGCCTTCCGCGTGATCCTAGGAGATTATGTTACCACAGAAGACGGTACCGGGATCGTGCATATCGCCCCGACTTTCGGAGCCGATGACGACCGGGTGGCCAAAATGGCCGGAATAGCCCCCTTGCAATTAATTGACAAGGAAGGTTGTAAACAACCCATGGTGGACAAACGGGGACGCTTATTCCAGATCGAAGACATTGACCCAGAATATTTGAAAAATAACGTTAACACAGACTTGTACTGCGAGTTCGCCGGACGATTCGTGAAGAACGCTTATGATCCGAATTTAACTGAAAATGACCCGACCCTTGATATTGATTTGAGCATCCTCCTAAAACGGGAGAACAAAGCATTCAAGGTCGAGAAACACGAGCATAATTACCCGCATTGCTGGAGAACCGATAAGCCGGTGCTTTACTATCCGTTAGATTCTTGGTTCATTAAAACGACAGCCGTTCGGGATCGCATGATCGAGCTGAACAAAACTATTAACTGGAAACCCGCCAGCACAGGTGAAGGCCGTTTCGGAAAATGGCTGGAGAATTTGGTAGACTGGAACCTATCACGTTCCCGCTACTGGGGTACCCCCCTACCGATATGGGTTAGTGAAGACGGAACTGAGAAAAAATGCATCGGCTCGGTCAAAGAATTAATTGAAGAAACAGAAAAAGCGATACAGGCAGGAATCATGAAGGAGAATCCCTTCAAAGATTTCAAAGTGGGAGACTATTCGAAAGAAAATTACGAAAAAATCGACCTGCACCGCCCGTACGTGGATGACATTATACTGGTTTCTTCTACCGGACAACCCATGTACCGTGAGAAAGACTTGATCGACGTGTGGTTCGACTCGGGAGCCATGCCTTACGCACAGGTACATTACCCGTTCGAGAACAAAGAGTTGATCGATAACCGGATACACTTCCCGGCTGATTTTATCGCCGAAGGGGTGGACCAGACTCGGGGGTGGTTCTTCACGTTACATGCTATCGCGACTATGGTGTTCGATTCCGTGGCATTCAAGAATATCATATCCAACGGACTAGTACTTGATGCCAAAGGGAACAAGATGTCCAAACGCTTGGGTAATGCCGTTGATCCATTCGACACGATCGAAAAACAAGGCTCCGATCCTTTGCGTTGGTACATGATCACGAACTCACAACCGTGGGATAACTTGAAATTCGACATTGCCGGGGTGGAAGAAGTGAAACGTAAGTTCTTCGGGACACTGTACAACACGTACAGTTTCTTCGCCTTGTACGCTAATATCGACAATTTCAAGTATGCAGAGGCCGAAGTTCCGTTTAACGAGAGACCGGAAATCGATCGCTGGATTCTTTCTCTATTGAACAGCTTGATTAAAGAGGTAACCGAGGCTTACGAGAAATACGAACCGACACGGGCCGGACGGGCCATACAGGATTTCGTGATCGAAAACTTGTCGAACTGGTACGTGCGTCTTTCCCGTAAACGTTACTGGGGTGGCGAGCAAACCACCGATAAACTGTCGGCTTACCAAACGTTATATACTTGCTTGGAGACTGTGGCCATCTTGTCCTCACCCATCGCACCGTTCTACATGGATCGCTTATTCACTGACCTGAACAAGGTTACGGGACGATACACGACGGACGTTCATTTGGTAGATTTCCCGGTGGCTAACGAATCAATGATCGACAAGCAACTAGAGGAAAGGATGAATATGGCCCAACAAATATCTTCCATGGTACTTGGGCTGAGACGTAAAGTTCAAATCCGGGTAAGACAACCGTTGTGTAAGCTGTTGATCCCGATCCTAAATGACGAGATGACGACCCAGCTAGATGCCGTGAAGAACATCATCCTGTCAGAAGTTAACGTGAAAGAGATCGAGTATATCACTGACACGGCAGGCATCCTCGTGAAGAAAATCAAACCCAACTTCAAGACCCTGGGACCGAAATACGGTAAATACATGAAACAGATTTCCGCACTTGTGGCTGAAATGAATCAAAATGATATTTACAATTTCGAGAAACAAGGAACTTATTCCCTGGAAGTGGGAACTGAAACGCTGGAACTGACGCTGGAAGACGTGGAAATTCTGTCGGAAGATATTCCGGGCTGGTTAGTGGCCAACGAGGGACGTCTCACGGTTGCCCTGGACATCAACATCACGAAAGAATTACATGAAGAAGGCATCGCCCGGGAGTTGATCAACCGAATCCAAAACCTGAGAAAAGAGAGTGATTTCAACGTGACGGACAAAATTAATCTTTATATCGGGAAACATAAAGAGATCAATGAAGCTGTCGAAAACTTCAAGGCGTACATCGCCAGCCAAGTTTTAGCTGAGAACGTTACGTTAATAGATAAAGCCGAGGACGGTGCTCAACCCATCGAAATCGACGACATACAAACGTTTATTAAAATCCAAAAAATGTAA
- a CDS encoding transposase: MSVATKSSGLSRHTIEEKIEAVRQRIFQESSFRELQERHGICSATLSVWIKKYKAEVLRRFPVKDLPLYVLKYQETMTTEEENELTRLRRENEDLKLLHEANLLMIDMAKERFGIDIKKNYEEMLSGGCLKEVPGVKGNDE, from the coding sequence ATGTCAGTAGCAACAAAATCCAGTGGTTTGTCTCGCCACACGATCGAAGAAAAAATAGAGGCAGTGCGTCAACGAATTTTTCAAGAGAGTAGTTTCCGAGAACTCCAGGAACGTCACGGGATCTGTAGCGCGACGTTAAGCGTTTGGATCAAGAAATATAAAGCTGAAGTTCTTCGTCGTTTCCCGGTAAAAGACTTACCTTTATACGTTCTTAAATACCAGGAAACCATGACCACGGAAGAAGAAAATGAACTCACTCGCCTTCGCCGCGAGAACGAGGACTTGAAATTACTACACGAGGCGAACCTGCTGATGATCGACATGGCCAAGGAGCGTTTCGGCATCGATATAAAAAAAAACTACGAGGAGATGTTATCCGGCGGGTGCTTGAAGGAAGTGCCCGGCGTAAAGGGCAACGACGAGTAG
- a CDS encoding IS3 family transposase, protein MCGHFGYSKQAYYRGQRAGDKLERECYLLSLVRDIREDMPNLGGVKLWKKLNSSGVQVGRDELYRLLRAHDLMVKHEKRRVVTTDSSGWFRQFPNLVKGLEIKRHNQVWVSDITYVDTLSGFVFLSLVTDAYSRRIMGWFVHDKLNTEGPLNALYRAFLQVRASEIEGTIHHSDRGVQYCSYQYNTTLGMKRMNTSMTQDGSPYDNAIAERVNGILKREWLEQEVFVNIEQVRVRVEKVVALYNGQRPHFSIGLNTPDSIYRDLTGKFAFHMY, encoded by the coding sequence TTGTGCGGTCACTTCGGCTACAGCAAGCAGGCCTACTACCGCGGGCAGCGGGCTGGCGACAAACTGGAGAGGGAGTGTTACCTTCTATCGCTCGTCCGGGACATACGCGAGGACATGCCAAACCTCGGCGGGGTGAAACTATGGAAGAAGCTAAATTCCAGCGGTGTCCAGGTCGGGCGTGACGAGCTTTACCGCTTGCTTCGCGCTCACGACTTGATGGTCAAGCACGAGAAAAGGCGAGTGGTAACGACGGATTCCAGCGGGTGGTTCCGGCAGTTCCCAAACCTGGTGAAAGGGCTGGAGATCAAGCGCCACAACCAGGTTTGGGTCAGTGATATCACTTACGTGGACACGCTCTCGGGGTTCGTCTTTCTCTCCCTGGTGACGGATGCCTACTCCCGCCGGATCATGGGGTGGTTCGTGCACGACAAGTTAAACACGGAAGGACCGTTGAACGCCTTGTACAGGGCCTTCTTGCAGGTCAGGGCAAGCGAGATCGAGGGCACGATACATCACTCGGACAGGGGCGTGCAGTATTGTAGTTACCAGTACAACACAACGCTGGGGATGAAGCGGATGAACACGAGCATGACCCAGGACGGATCTCCGTACGATAACGCTATCGCGGAGAGGGTGAACGGGATTCTCAAGAGGGAGTGGCTGGAACAGGAGGTTTTCGTGAACATCGAACAGGTCAGGGTGAGGGTGGAGAAGGTCGTCGCGTTGTACAACGGGCAGAGACCGCACTTCTCTATAGGGCTGAACACGCCTGATTCGATTTACCGGGACTTGACCGGAAAGTTCGCCTTCCACATGTACTAG
- a CDS encoding aspartate kinase, with translation MKVFKFGGASVKDAAGVKNLSSIVHQQHGQLIVVVSAMGKTTNLLETLCNAYFHQDPKATAIMKELKNFHLDIVNTLFPLNDTIHKHLEELFTSLENILASESSLCYDYEYDRIICFGELISTTIISDYLKMEGIENQFIDIRKFLKTDQNYRNANIDLELSEQLCKDAFDFNTSSVFVTQGFIAGTRTNQTTTLGREGSDYTAALLANLLNAEDVTIWKDVPGVMNADPKEYEKAQVISRMSYKEAIELSHFGAKVIHPKTIKPIQNKQIPLYVRSFLHPESEGTVIQEIDEHLKLPPIYINKENQCLLTLTPRDFSFIAEEKLSHIFAVLAQYKLKLNLMQNSAISFSFCVDCNSAVFNEFLDQLREEFEVRYNQDVKLITIRHYNEEIIREIIGDIPSLVEQRSRTTAQFVLKNVPTDFTIPEK, from the coding sequence ATGAAAGTTTTTAAGTTCGGAGGAGCATCCGTGAAAGATGCGGCAGGGGTTAAAAACCTCTCTTCAATTGTTCATCAACAACATGGACAACTTATCGTGGTCGTTTCTGCCATGGGAAAAACGACAAACTTACTGGAAACACTATGCAACGCTTATTTCCATCAAGACCCGAAAGCGACCGCCATCATGAAAGAACTAAAAAACTTTCATCTGGATATTGTAAATACCCTGTTCCCCTTGAATGACACGATCCACAAGCACCTGGAAGAATTATTTACAAGCTTGGAAAACATATTGGCAAGCGAATCATCACTATGCTATGACTACGAATACGATCGCATCATTTGCTTCGGAGAACTGATCTCCACGACCATTATCTCCGACTATTTAAAAATGGAAGGAATCGAAAATCAATTCATAGATATCCGGAAATTCCTCAAAACCGATCAAAACTATCGCAATGCGAACATTGATCTGGAACTTTCCGAACAACTTTGTAAAGATGCATTCGACTTCAACACATCGTCCGTATTCGTCACCCAAGGCTTTATCGCCGGAACCCGCACCAACCAAACGACTACCTTAGGACGGGAAGGGTCGGATTACACGGCAGCTCTTTTAGCGAACTTGCTAAATGCCGAAGACGTGACTATTTGGAAAGACGTACCGGGAGTGATGAATGCCGACCCGAAAGAATATGAAAAAGCACAAGTGATCAGCAGGATGTCCTATAAAGAGGCCATAGAGCTATCCCATTTCGGGGCAAAAGTCATTCACCCGAAAACCATAAAACCAATCCAGAATAAACAGATACCCCTCTACGTGAGATCATTCCTGCATCCGGAATCCGAGGGAACCGTGATACAAGAAATTGACGAACACCTAAAGTTACCGCCAATCTACATCAACAAAGAAAATCAATGCTTGTTGACCCTTACCCCTCGAGACTTCTCTTTTATCGCAGAAGAAAAATTAAGCCACATATTCGCCGTACTGGCCCAATATAAATTAAAACTGAACCTGATGCAAAACTCCGCCATCAGTTTCTCTTTCTGCGTGGATTGCAACAGCGCCGTGTTCAACGAATTTCTGGATCAACTTCGGGAAGAATTCGAGGTACGCTACAACCAAGACGTGAAACTCATCACGATCCGCCATTACAACGAGGAAATCATCCGGGAAATCATTGGAGACATCCCCTCGTTAGTCGAGCAACGCAGCCGGACAACCGCCCAATTCGTGCTAAAGAATGTCCCAACCGACTTTACTATTCCTGAAAAATAG
- a CDS encoding fimbrillin family protein — MKKVWLRGVACLCVLLSCTRVESDEAGEREICFRGNVLELQQVNLFGSRAGLGSGDKVQLYIVEQDEEGLKLPASEDFYQMSSDTDGNVNFEDGEKHVYPNNPINIYGFCCRGMEGNPVDLSNVPVRVEGEQKSEDALLRSDFLYVKSEGRHRATDDAISLDFSHQFVKLQFHFRTDTPETVDLGQITALEVLNVVREGNFDVTTGELTLGDAVDDIRAQPANESMVIVLPQKVKGGDVLFRFVQSGKERSYSVPAAGMSLEKGKLYKCDILINQYPGAGDKDVVISTRVEDWDESEPPIYIAFEDGQNVVATLTGVSNGVVVNRADLYLSSENKVHEKLNIPVIDNKMEFMFPREKEGGTLQLNKAHFYTEAGDEFDYYFKDKELLGDNLDELFLVAPKVGDIWGDGVIFAVGEVTGYDENTSSFVTDVKGVNAYRGRMVSNKALGKLAWCKSGAKGEKVSVGANDENNGKTNMVALGNFIKINSDELENYPAFMACADLGKGWYFPAYNEIRCIVANKDMLNVKIEKQLGDPISLVELYGSSTEKGGEPTHYIGPDKIGKTVYPYTKMSSAKVRAVRAY; from the coding sequence ATGAAAAAGGTCTGGTTGCGTGGTGTCGCATGTCTATGTGTACTTTTAAGTTGTACCCGGGTTGAATCGGATGAGGCGGGAGAACGGGAAATTTGTTTTAGGGGGAATGTACTTGAGTTACAACAAGTTAATTTGTTCGGGTCAAGAGCGGGATTGGGTAGTGGGGATAAAGTACAGTTGTATATCGTGGAGCAAGATGAAGAGGGATTAAAATTGCCTGCAAGTGAGGATTTTTACCAGATGAGTAGTGATACGGATGGGAATGTAAATTTTGAAGACGGGGAAAAGCATGTGTACCCGAATAACCCGATAAATATATATGGTTTTTGTTGTAGGGGAATGGAAGGAAATCCCGTGGATCTTTCGAATGTCCCTGTGAGGGTGGAGGGAGAACAGAAGTCGGAGGATGCTTTATTGAGGTCTGATTTCTTATACGTGAAATCGGAAGGGCGTCATCGGGCAACTGACGACGCAATTTCGTTGGATTTTAGTCATCAGTTTGTAAAGCTTCAATTTCATTTTAGAACGGATACCCCGGAGACAGTTGATTTGGGGCAGATAACGGCTCTTGAGGTTTTAAATGTTGTTCGGGAGGGAAATTTTGACGTGACCACGGGTGAGTTGACGTTGGGAGATGCTGTTGATGATATACGGGCGCAACCGGCAAATGAATCGATGGTGATTGTTTTGCCTCAGAAGGTGAAAGGTGGGGATGTTTTGTTTCGTTTCGTTCAAAGTGGAAAAGAAAGATCATATTCGGTTCCGGCAGCGGGGATGTCATTGGAAAAAGGGAAATTATATAAATGTGATATTTTGATAAATCAATATCCGGGGGCAGGCGATAAAGATGTGGTGATTAGTACCCGGGTTGAGGATTGGGACGAGTCGGAACCGCCAATTTATATTGCGTTTGAAGACGGGCAGAATGTGGTGGCAACGTTAACGGGTGTTTCGAATGGGGTGGTCGTGAATCGGGCGGATTTGTATTTGTCTTCTGAAAATAAAGTCCATGAAAAGTTGAATATTCCCGTGATAGATAATAAAATGGAGTTTATGTTTCCGAGGGAAAAGGAGGGAGGAACATTGCAGTTGAATAAGGCTCATTTTTACACGGAGGCGGGAGATGAGTTTGATTATTATTTTAAGGATAAGGAGTTGTTGGGGGATAATTTGGACGAGTTGTTTTTGGTGGCGCCAAAGGTCGGGGATATTTGGGGAGATGGGGTGATCTTTGCAGTAGGCGAGGTGACGGGGTATGATGAAAATACATCTTCTTTTGTAACTGATGTAAAAGGAGTAAATGCCTATCGGGGACGGATGGTGTCAAATAAGGCGTTGGGGAAATTGGCTTGGTGTAAAAGTGGTGCCAAAGGAGAAAAGGTATCGGTGGGAGCGAATGATGAAAATAATGGTAAAACAAATATGGTTGCATTGGGAAATTTCATTAAAATAAATAGTGATGAATTGGAGAATTACCCGGCATTTATGGCTTGTGCTGATCTGGGGAAAGGATGGTATTTCCCGGCATATAACGAGATAAGGTGTATTGTGGCTAATAAAGATATGTTGAATGTCAAAATTGAAAAACAATTAGGAGATCCAATATCTCTTGTTGAGTTGTATGGGAGTTCTACAGAGAAGGGAGGGGAGCCTACGCACTATATTGGTCCTGATAAAATAGGGAAAACGGTATATCCATATACTAAGATGAGTTCAGCAAAAGTCCGTGCCGTTCGTGCCTATTAA
- the fbp gene encoding class 1 fructose-bisphosphatase, whose amino-acid sequence MIMHKVTTLNQFIIERQAEIPGATGEFSRLLHHIGIAAKKVHREVNKAGLVDILGKVGSINVQGEDQQKLDVYADKTFMDELRASGECCGVATEENQDIVVFEEGLSKDGKYIICMDPLDGSSNIDVNVSVGTIFSIYKRISPIGEPLVMDDFFQPGTEQVAAGYVIYGSSTMLVYTSGNGVNGFTLDTSIGEFCLSHPNMQTPESGKIYSINEGNYVNFPVGVKKFIKYCQEKDEATKRPYTSRYIGSLVADFHRNMLKGGVFLYPQTSSHPTGKLRLLYECNPMAFIAEQSGGLATDGERRIMEIKPEALHQRVPLYTGSRNMVQKVQEFLTFFNNI is encoded by the coding sequence ATGATAATGCATAAAGTTACAACTTTAAATCAATTTATTATTGAACGGCAAGCCGAGATTCCCGGGGCTACCGGAGAATTTTCACGACTTTTGCACCATATAGGTATTGCTGCCAAAAAAGTTCACCGGGAGGTTAATAAGGCTGGTTTGGTAGATATACTTGGAAAGGTTGGTTCTATCAACGTGCAAGGAGAGGACCAACAGAAGTTGGATGTCTATGCCGACAAAACTTTTATGGATGAGTTGAGGGCGAGTGGCGAGTGTTGTGGGGTGGCTACCGAAGAAAATCAGGATATTGTGGTTTTCGAGGAGGGATTGAGCAAGGATGGAAAGTATATCATTTGTATGGATCCGTTGGATGGATCGTCAAATATTGATGTGAATGTTTCCGTGGGTACGATTTTCTCTATTTATAAACGTATTTCTCCTATCGGGGAGCCGCTCGTGATGGACGATTTCTTCCAGCCCGGAACGGAGCAGGTGGCTGCCGGTTATGTGATTTACGGATCATCGACCATGTTAGTGTATACTTCCGGTAACGGGGTGAATGGTTTCACGCTGGATACTTCTATCGGGGAGTTCTGTTTGTCTCACCCGAACATGCAGACACCAGAAAGTGGAAAGATATATTCCATTAACGAGGGTAATTACGTGAATTTCCCTGTGGGTGTGAAAAAATTTATCAAGTATTGCCAAGAAAAAGATGAGGCAACGAAGCGTCCATACACGTCCCGTTATATCGGGTCTTTGGTGGCTGATTTCCATCGGAATATGTTGAAAGGTGGGGTGTTCCTTTACCCGCAAACAAGTTCTCACCCGACTGGAAAATTGAGACTATTGTACGAGTGTAATCCGATGGCATTTATTGCCGAACAATCCGGCGGGTTGGCCACGGATGGGGAGCGACGAATCATGGAGATAAAGCCGGAAGCACTCCATCAGCGGGTGCCGTTATACACGGGATCGAGGAATATGGTACAGAAGGTACAGGAGTTTCTGACATTCTTCAATAATATATAG